One segment of Candidatus Manganitrophus noduliformans DNA contains the following:
- a CDS encoding type II secretion system protein, translated as MSFLHPDREPRKGRQAGFSLLELMITIVIIFVLAMMALPLSKNIAKRAKETELKQRLQILRKAIDDFNRDWNRDGDNLLGELCKQNKLTCKEVSSPFGYPKKLELLLGVELTGEVETTTRRYLRKPLPDPMTESGEWGLRCYTDPPDSETWCEDDIYDVYTTSEETALDETKYRDW; from the coding sequence ATTTCTTTTCTACACCCTGATCGTGAGCCGCGGAAGGGCCGTCAGGCCGGGTTCTCCCTGCTGGAGTTGATGATCACCATCGTCATCATCTTCGTCCTTGCGATGATGGCGCTTCCCCTTTCAAAAAATATCGCCAAGCGGGCCAAAGAGACGGAGCTGAAACAACGCCTCCAGATCCTCCGGAAAGCGATCGACGATTTCAATCGCGACTGGAACCGGGACGGGGACAACCTTCTGGGGGAGCTCTGCAAGCAGAACAAGCTCACCTGCAAAGAGGTGAGCAGCCCCTTCGGATACCCCAAGAAATTGGAGCTCCTCCTCGGAGTGGAGCTGACGGGAGAGGTCGAGACGACCACCCGGCGCTATCTACGAAAGCCCCTTCCCGATCCGATGACCGAATCGGGCGAGTGGGGATTGCGCTGTTATACCGATCCCCCCGATTCCGAGACCTGGTGCGAAGACGATATCTATGATGTCTATACCACAAGCGAAGAGACCGCCCTCGATGAAACCAAATACCGCGACTGGTAA
- a CDS encoding PD40 domain-containing protein, translated as MKRRTLFLRRFFLFVLLSGCIPLPLTPPKFDPSLTWKTLETPHFSIHFHQGEERTAEEAARHAEEAHTRLTQRLHWTPSGKTQLVLVDHADRVQGEATPFPYNTIYINPYPPAAGILTPIRYQNWLRAIIFHEYTHIVQLDQAHRLPKVFRSIFGRVVLPNVWQPLWLLEGLATYEESEAGTTDRSDGTFSEMLLRTAVLEDRFKSIDQAHLPDSWPAGMTPYYYGAAFHRFLRERYGEEKIAEWSNRYSGRLIPFFIESNAEDVFGRRLGALWREWKDSLQEKYRREAARLKEEGITTPRPLSRSDFWKLAPVPSPDGRRIAYTEINRREYPKIKFLSSEGESKWNTSEENSIRRNSDAGLSWSPDGKSIVFSQMEVFGNFSTYSDLYRFDLDDRKLRRLTKGLRAKDPDFSPDGQRVLFVRQEIDRSDLWIWEEGESRLLLSGERDQFFATPRWSPDGKRIVLSIWSGGNQDIALYYLELNRLERVMEDAALDLTPVWSPDGEVLLFVSDREGIFDLFAYTLSGRQFYRVTRLLGGAFTPFVSPDSKSIFFSSYRADGFEIAAIPYDRSSWKPISVAAAAPAEAASPVDAPPIEEAGRVHSYFEPATLLPRFWVPLFGVDEEGLTVGALTGGVDPLGKDRYLLNLFYGSESDRFSYQIDYWNDHFTPTLHFQWLDRADPHGDLLIEPDGDEKTYWERNRRFRIEAIFPFLTFERQSFISVGYQREALASLTDLGASLVIPEEGVLSGLRLSWVYNSAHEYGFSISPEEGRRLFLTQEIFRRKFGGDVNRRRTIGGWREYYNLPWPNQLFAAQLSGGLAHGDLLVQRSFQLGGLTAPFADFQEEPFLLRGYPAREFRGERALSFSVEYRFPLRNVERGWGTFPFFVRRLHGTVFGDLGDAWDEGEGGPSFKSGVGGSLGTDFYLGYYIPVRLQGGVARGLSEEGITLVFITLGNAF; from the coding sequence GTGAAGAGGCGCACCCTTTTTCTCAGGCGGTTCTTCCTCTTTGTCCTCCTCTCCGGGTGTATTCCTCTTCCGCTCACCCCACCCAAATTCGATCCCTCGCTGACATGGAAGACACTCGAGACCCCCCATTTCTCGATTCACTTTCATCAGGGGGAAGAGCGGACCGCCGAAGAGGCGGCGCGCCATGCGGAGGAGGCCCACACCCGTTTGACGCAGCGGCTGCATTGGACCCCTTCCGGAAAAACACAGCTGGTGTTGGTCGACCACGCCGACCGGGTCCAGGGAGAGGCGACCCCTTTTCCCTATAATACGATCTACATCAACCCTTATCCCCCCGCCGCCGGAATCCTCACCCCGATCCGGTATCAGAATTGGCTCCGGGCGATCATCTTCCACGAATACACCCACATCGTCCAGCTCGATCAGGCGCACCGGCTTCCCAAGGTGTTCCGATCTATCTTCGGCCGCGTCGTCCTCCCGAATGTCTGGCAGCCCCTCTGGCTGCTTGAAGGATTGGCGACATACGAGGAGAGCGAGGCCGGAACGACCGACCGGTCCGACGGGACCTTCTCAGAGATGCTCCTTCGAACCGCCGTTCTGGAAGATCGATTCAAGTCGATCGACCAGGCGCATCTTCCCGACAGCTGGCCCGCCGGAATGACCCCTTATTACTACGGGGCCGCCTTTCATCGGTTCCTGCGCGAGCGCTACGGAGAGGAGAAGATCGCCGAGTGGAGCAACCGGTACAGCGGCCGCCTCATTCCCTTTTTCATCGAAAGCAACGCGGAGGACGTCTTCGGCAGACGCCTCGGCGCGCTCTGGCGGGAGTGGAAAGATTCACTTCAGGAAAAATATCGCCGGGAGGCCGCGCGTTTGAAGGAAGAAGGGATCACGACCCCTCGCCCCCTGAGCCGTTCCGACTTTTGGAAGCTCGCCCCCGTCCCTTCCCCCGACGGGAGACGGATCGCCTACACCGAGATCAACCGGCGGGAATATCCAAAGATCAAATTCCTCTCCTCCGAAGGAGAATCGAAGTGGAATACATCGGAAGAGAATTCGATCCGGCGAAACTCCGATGCCGGGCTCTCCTGGTCCCCCGACGGAAAATCGATCGTCTTCTCCCAAATGGAGGTCTTCGGAAATTTCTCCACCTACAGCGATCTCTACCGGTTTGATCTGGACGATCGGAAGCTCCGGCGGCTGACGAAGGGGCTGCGGGCGAAAGACCCCGATTTCTCCCCGGACGGACAACGGGTCCTCTTCGTCCGGCAGGAGATCGACCGGAGCGATCTCTGGATCTGGGAAGAGGGAGAGAGCCGTCTCCTCCTCTCCGGCGAGCGGGATCAATTCTTCGCTACCCCGCGCTGGTCGCCCGACGGTAAGCGGATTGTCCTCTCCATCTGGAGCGGGGGAAATCAGGACATCGCGCTTTATTATCTCGAATTGAACCGCCTCGAGCGGGTGATGGAGGATGCGGCGCTCGACCTCACCCCCGTCTGGTCTCCCGACGGAGAAGTCCTTCTCTTTGTTTCCGATCGGGAAGGGATCTTCGATCTTTTTGCCTACACTCTTTCCGGCCGGCAGTTTTATCGGGTCACCCGTCTCTTGGGAGGGGCCTTCACCCCCTTCGTCTCCCCCGATTCGAAGTCGATCTTCTTCTCCTCATACCGCGCAGACGGATTCGAGATCGCGGCGATCCCGTATGACCGATCTTCCTGGAAACCGATCTCCGTCGCGGCCGCGGCGCCGGCGGAAGCGGCTTCCCCTGTGGATGCGCCGCCGATCGAGGAGGCCGGCCGGGTCCATTCCTACTTTGAGCCGGCGACCCTCCTCCCCCGGTTCTGGGTCCCCCTCTTCGGGGTCGATGAAGAAGGGCTGACCGTCGGCGCGCTGACCGGCGGGGTCGATCCGCTCGGGAAGGACCGCTACCTTCTCAATCTCTTTTACGGTTCGGAGAGCGACCGGTTCTCCTATCAGATCGATTACTGGAACGATCATTTTACCCCGACCCTTCATTTCCAGTGGCTCGACCGGGCAGACCCCCATGGGGATCTGCTGATCGAGCCGGACGGGGATGAGAAAACCTACTGGGAGCGGAACCGGCGGTTTCGCATCGAAGCGATCTTTCCTTTCCTCACCTTCGAGCGGCAGTCGTTTATCTCGGTCGGTTATCAGCGGGAGGCGCTCGCGTCGCTGACCGATCTCGGCGCGTCGCTGGTGATTCCGGAAGAGGGGGTCTTAAGCGGGCTTCGTCTCTCTTGGGTCTACAACAGCGCCCATGAATACGGCTTCTCCATCAGCCCGGAAGAGGGGCGGCGCCTCTTTCTCACCCAAGAAATTTTCCGCCGGAAGTTCGGGGGAGATGTCAACCGGCGGCGGACGATCGGCGGATGGCGTGAGTATTACAATCTCCCCTGGCCCAACCAGCTCTTCGCCGCCCAGCTCTCCGGGGGGCTTGCGCACGGCGATCTCCTCGTTCAGCGGAGTTTTCAGCTCGGCGGGCTGACCGCCCCCTTTGCCGATTTTCAGGAGGAGCCCTTCCTCCTCCGCGGCTATCCGGCACGTGAATTCCGCGGCGAGCGAGCCCTTTCCTTCTCGGTCGAATACCGCTTTCCGCTCAGAAACGTCGAGCGGGGATGGGGGACGTTTCCCTTCTTCGTTCGCCGCCTGCATGGAACCGTTTTCGGAGATCTGGGAGATGCCTGGGATGAGGGAGAGGGGGGACCCTCCTTTAAAAGCGGGGTCGGCGGCAGTCTTGGAACCGATTTTTATCTCGGCTATTACATTCCCGTTCGTCTTCAGGGGGGGGTTGCGAGAGGGCTCAGCGAGGAAGGAATCACACTGGTCTTTATCACCCTCGGGAATGCATTTTGA
- a CDS encoding type II secretion system protein: MIAASRSGSLRPNQRGFTFLTVMFSIVLIGTMIGTAARQLTTVAKREKETELLFRGQAIRRGIELYYRTSRAGFSQYPRTLEDLIKDPGSPGIRRYLRKIYPDPVTGGEWVLLRDGSGRVKGVRSASEETPLKIGNFPEELKSFEGKKKYSEWLFEYNPQQAIHNLPPSKAPVPPATPSSPPSSSRLNPTDSPPPF; encoded by the coding sequence GTGATCGCGGCCAGTCGCTCCGGTTCGCTTCGACCCAATCAGCGCGGTTTCACCTTTTTGACGGTGATGTTTTCGATCGTGCTGATCGGAACGATGATCGGCACCGCCGCCCGGCAGTTGACCACCGTCGCCAAGCGGGAGAAGGAGACGGAGCTGTTGTTCCGGGGCCAGGCGATCCGGCGGGGGATCGAGCTCTATTATCGAACCAGCCGGGCCGGTTTTTCACAGTATCCCCGGACGCTCGAGGATTTGATCAAAGATCCCGGCTCTCCGGGAATCCGGCGTTATTTGAGGAAGATTTATCCCGACCCGGTCACCGGGGGGGAGTGGGTTCTCCTCCGGGACGGAAGCGGCCGGGTGAAGGGGGTTCGCAGCGCCAGCGAAGAGACCCCCCTCAAGATCGGAAATTTTCCGGAAGAGTTGAAGAGCTTCGAGGGAAAGAAGAAATATTCGGAATGGCTCTTCGAGTACAATCCGCAGCAGGCGATTCACAACCTGCCGCCGTCGAAAGCGCCGGTCCCTCCTGCAACCCCGTCCTCCCCCCCTTCGTCCTCCAGACTCAATCCGACCGATTCGCCGCCGCCGTTTTGA